The proteins below come from a single uncultured Carboxylicivirga sp. genomic window:
- a CDS encoding FAD-linked oxidase C-terminal domain-containing protein produces the protein MDTEQDDNYPFDELKSHIKGDLLFDTTSLQVYSTDASAYFERPLGVVRPRDKGDIASIIKFASQYQIPLIPRAAGTSLAGQVVGAGLIVDVGRYMNKILEVNKEERWVRVEPGVVLDELNLYLKEYGLFFGPETSTSNRCMIGGMVGNNSCGAHSLIYGSTRDHTIELKGFLSNGDAVHFKPLQKWEFDSKCRHDDFEAEIYRGVRDILTNNDNRKSIKKEFPHVEIHRRNTGYALDVLLNMIPFSEEAEQFNMCKLMAGSEGTLMFTTEIKLNLIDLPPKEKGLVCVHLNSLEDALKANLVALEFNPGAIELMDKTIMDLTKDNPLQNKNRFFVQGDPEALLLVEFARDTKDEIQRLAESLINTLKENDFGYAYPVLHGSDISKVWALRKAGLGVLSNMPGDDLPVPVIEDTAVRPVDLPDYICDINKVLEKYSKECVYYAHIGTGELHLRPVLNMKRVADVQMFHDIAEDVANVVKKYRGSLSGEHGDGRLRGEFIPLMVGEHNYQLFKDVKKLFDPNNILNPGKITDTPSMNTSLRYKEAKEDIISKPVFDWSNTLGMVRAAERCNGSADCRKSHLIGGTMCPSYMGSRDERQTTRARANMLREILTGGLPNNKTGFEEVKAVLDLCLSCKACKSECPSNVDMTKLKAEFLNEYHSRYGTPLRNKLVGHLSKLNQFFMMWPYLYNIGVKTKLSKIITESIVGFSAKRSLPQLSSFTLKKWAKKNAKSVGDKNVLLFADEFTNYNDTEVGVKTILLLERLGYNVKVPNHLDSGRTYLSKGLLKEAVKLATRNVLLLSEVVGEKNILIGVEPSAILTLRDEYPELVPAYLKDKAHRLAKYTLTFEEFMAKENEEGRVDQSLFVEDEKNVRFHAHCYQKALSDTSLTKRVLEIPLNYTADEIPSGCCGMAGSFGYEKEHYDLSMKIGELVLFPDVRENKDRSLIVAAGTSCRHQIKDGTDVVAIHPAEVLFDALK, from the coding sequence ATGGACACCGAACAGGACGACAACTATCCTTTTGATGAATTAAAATCGCATATTAAAGGCGATTTGCTTTTTGATACCACCTCGCTTCAGGTTTATTCCACCGATGCTTCTGCTTATTTCGAACGCCCATTGGGAGTAGTTCGTCCACGCGATAAGGGAGATATTGCCAGTATTATAAAATTCGCGTCTCAGTATCAGATTCCACTTATCCCGCGAGCAGCAGGAACGTCGCTGGCAGGGCAGGTAGTTGGTGCCGGTTTGATTGTGGATGTGGGCCGCTATATGAATAAAATCCTCGAAGTAAATAAAGAGGAAAGATGGGTGAGGGTTGAGCCAGGTGTAGTGCTTGATGAACTTAATCTTTACTTGAAAGAATACGGTTTATTCTTCGGTCCCGAGACTTCAACTTCTAATCGATGTATGATTGGTGGAATGGTGGGTAATAACTCATGCGGTGCCCACTCATTAATATATGGAAGCACTCGCGATCATACTATAGAGTTAAAAGGTTTTTTATCAAATGGAGATGCGGTTCATTTTAAGCCTCTTCAAAAGTGGGAGTTTGACAGTAAATGTCGCCACGATGATTTTGAAGCTGAAATATACAGAGGTGTCAGAGATATTTTAACCAATAATGATAATCGGAAATCAATAAAAAAAGAGTTTCCGCACGTTGAGATTCATCGCCGAAATACGGGATATGCACTAGATGTACTTTTGAATATGATTCCGTTTAGTGAGGAGGCTGAGCAATTTAATATGTGTAAGTTGATGGCTGGTTCGGAAGGAACACTCATGTTCACAACCGAAATAAAGCTTAATTTGATCGACCTTCCTCCTAAAGAAAAAGGACTGGTTTGTGTGCATCTTAACTCTTTAGAAGATGCATTAAAAGCTAATCTGGTGGCTCTTGAGTTTAATCCGGGAGCCATTGAGCTGATGGATAAAACCATAATGGATCTAACGAAAGATAATCCTCTGCAGAATAAAAACAGGTTCTTTGTTCAGGGAGATCCGGAAGCTTTATTATTAGTTGAGTTTGCTCGTGATACTAAAGATGAAATTCAGCGCTTAGCTGAAAGTCTTATAAATACTTTAAAAGAAAACGATTTTGGCTATGCTTACCCTGTTCTTCACGGAAGTGACATAAGTAAGGTGTGGGCATTGCGAAAAGCCGGCTTAGGTGTTTTGTCAAATATGCCCGGAGATGATTTGCCAGTACCTGTTATTGAAGATACGGCAGTTCGACCAGTTGATTTGCCTGATTATATATGCGATATAAATAAGGTACTTGAAAAGTATAGTAAAGAATGTGTTTATTATGCCCACATAGGCACAGGAGAGTTGCATCTGCGTCCAGTGTTAAATATGAAACGTGTAGCTGATGTACAGATGTTTCATGACATTGCCGAGGATGTTGCCAATGTGGTGAAAAAATATCGGGGCTCGTTGAGTGGAGAACACGGTGATGGACGTCTGCGTGGAGAATTTATTCCTCTAATGGTAGGCGAGCATAATTACCAATTATTTAAAGATGTAAAAAAGCTATTTGATCCAAATAATATTCTGAATCCGGGTAAGATAACTGATACGCCTTCGATGAATACATCTTTGCGATACAAGGAGGCGAAGGAGGATATAATTTCAAAGCCTGTGTTTGATTGGTCTAATACGTTGGGGATGGTTCGGGCAGCTGAACGATGTAATGGTTCGGCCGATTGTCGTAAAAGTCATTTGATTGGCGGAACTATGTGTCCTAGTTATATGGGATCGCGCGATGAGCGACAAACAACCCGGGCGCGTGCTAATATGCTTCGAGAGATACTTACGGGTGGTTTACCCAATAACAAAACAGGGTTTGAAGAGGTAAAAGCGGTACTTGATCTTTGTTTGTCATGTAAAGCTTGTAAGTCGGAGTGTCCGAGTAATGTGGATATGACAAAGCTGAAAGCTGAGTTTTTAAATGAATACCACAGTAGATATGGAACCCCTCTGCGAAATAAGCTGGTAGGGCATCTTTCAAAATTAAACCAATTTTTTATGATGTGGCCATACCTATATAATATAGGTGTGAAAACAAAATTATCGAAAATCATTACTGAATCCATAGTTGGTTTCAGTGCAAAGCGATCTCTTCCCCAATTGTCATCGTTTACACTAAAGAAATGGGCAAAAAAGAATGCAAAGAGTGTTGGCGATAAAAATGTGTTGCTGTTTGCCGATGAGTTTACCAATTATAACGACACTGAAGTTGGAGTTAAAACCATACTCTTGTTAGAGCGCTTAGGCTATAACGTAAAAGTGCCGAATCATTTAGATAGTGGAAGAACCTACTTGTCTAAAGGTTTATTAAAAGAGGCAGTAAAATTGGCAACTCGAAATGTGTTACTGTTATCTGAAGTTGTTGGTGAAAAAAATATTCTGATAGGAGTTGAACCTTCTGCCATTTTAACTTTGCGTGACGAATACCCTGAGTTGGTTCCTGCTTATCTGAAAGATAAAGCTCATCGATTAGCAAAATATACCCTGACTTTCGAAGAGTTTATGGCTAAAGAGAATGAGGAAGGTAGAGTTGATCAATCTCTTTTTGTTGAGGATGAAAAGAATGTTCGATTTCATGCTCATTGTTATCAAAAAGCCTTGTCAGATACTTCGTTGACAAAAAGAGTATTGGAAATACCGCTTAATTATACAGCTGATGAAATTCCATCGGGGTGTTGCGGTATGGCTGGTTCTTTCGGTTACGAAAAAGAACATTACGATTTATCAATGAAAATTGGAGAATTGGTTTTGTTTCCTGATGTGAGAGAAAATAAAGACCGTTCGCTTATTGTTGCAGCAGGTACTTCATGTCGACATCAGATCAAAGATGGAACCGATGTTGTAGCTATTCATCCGGCCGAAGTGTTGTTTGATGCTTTAAAATAA
- the sufB gene encoding Fe-S cluster assembly protein SufB, protein MAEDQNKILDEVTGGEYKYGFYTDIEMETIPKGLNEDVIRMISAKKNEPEFMLEFRLKAFEHWKKMKMPDWAHLNIPEIDFQDIIYYAAPKKKPELASMDEVDPELRATFDKLGIPLDEQKVLSGVAVDAVIDSVSVKTTFKETLAEKGIIFCSISEAVQEFPDLVKKYLGSVVPYADNFYAALNSAVFTDGSFVYIPKGIRCPMELSTYFRINAMNTGQFERTLIVADDDSYVSYLEGCTAPQRDENQLHAAIVEIVVHERAEVKYSTVQNWYPGDKEGKGGIYNFVTKRAICKGDYSKISWTQVETGSAVTWKYPSCILQGNNSVGEFYSVAVTNNYQQADTGTKMIHLGKNTRSLIVSKGVSAGKSQNSYRGLVRVSKKAENARNFSQCDSLLLGDKCGAHTFPYLEISNNSAKVEHEATTSKIGEEQIFYCNQRGLSTEDAVGLIVNGYVKEVINQLPMEFAVEAQKLLQISLEGSVG, encoded by the coding sequence ATGGCTGAAGATCAGAACAAAATATTAGACGAAGTAACAGGAGGGGAATACAAATACGGTTTTTACACCGATATTGAAATGGAAACCATTCCGAAAGGCTTAAACGAAGATGTGATCCGCATGATTTCGGCAAAAAAGAACGAGCCTGAATTTATGTTGGAATTTCGGTTAAAGGCTTTTGAACACTGGAAGAAGATGAAAATGCCTGATTGGGCTCATCTTAATATTCCGGAAATTGATTTCCAAGACATTATTTATTATGCCGCTCCTAAGAAAAAGCCTGAATTGGCCAGTATGGATGAAGTAGATCCAGAATTGCGAGCTACTTTCGACAAGCTTGGCATTCCTTTAGATGAACAAAAAGTATTATCGGGTGTAGCAGTAGATGCTGTAATCGATAGTGTTTCTGTTAAAACTACGTTTAAAGAAACATTGGCTGAAAAGGGAATCATTTTTTGCTCAATCAGCGAAGCTGTTCAGGAATTTCCTGATTTAGTAAAAAAATATCTGGGATCAGTGGTACCTTATGCCGATAACTTTTACGCAGCTTTAAATTCAGCAGTGTTCACCGACGGATCATTTGTTTATATTCCTAAAGGTATTCGTTGCCCTATGGAGTTATCAACTTACTTCCGTATCAATGCTATGAATACCGGCCAGTTCGAAAGAACTTTAATTGTAGCCGACGACGATAGTTATGTAAGTTATCTTGAAGGTTGTACTGCTCCTCAACGCGACGAAAACCAGTTACATGCTGCCATTGTTGAAATAGTAGTTCATGAGCGTGCCGAAGTAAAATATTCGACTGTTCAAAACTGGTATCCGGGCGATAAAGAAGGTAAAGGTGGCATTTACAACTTTGTTACTAAGCGTGCCATCTGCAAAGGCGATTATTCAAAAATATCGTGGACACAGGTTGAAACAGGCTCAGCCGTAACATGGAAATATCCTAGTTGTATTTTACAAGGAAATAATTCGGTTGGTGAGTTCTACTCAGTTGCTGTAACCAACAACTATCAACAAGCCGATACCGGAACTAAAATGATTCACTTGGGTAAAAATACTCGTAGTTTGATTGTTTCAAAAGGTGTTTCGGCCGGTAAGAGCCAAAACTCGTATAGAGGCTTGGTAAGAGTTTCGAAAAAAGCTGAGAATGCCCGCAACTTCAGCCAATGTGATTCTTTGCTTTTGGGTGATAAATGTGGAGCTCACACGTTCCCTTATCTCGAAATTTCGAATAATTCAGCCAAAGTTGAGCACGAAGCAACTACATCAAAAATTGGTGAAGAACAAATATTCTATTGCAACCAACGTGGTTTAAGTACCGAAGATGCTGTTGGATTAATTGTGAATGGTTACGTTAAAGAAGTAATCAACCAATTACCAATGGAATTTGCTGTTGAAGCACAAAAACTTCTTCAAATCAGCCTTGAGGGTAGCGTAGGATAA
- a CDS encoding TatD family hydrolase, translating to MIDTHSHIYTEEFDEDRNEVVKAALAAGVKKVLLPNVDASSIERMHNTESEFPDVCMAMMGVHPTSIKEDYQKEMDVVKYWLDKRSYIAIGEIGVDLYWDKTFKLEQMNAFEQQIIWAKELDLPIVIHCRDAFSEVFEVVEKQLDDKLRGVFHSFTGDEADAKRIEEYDSFLMGINGVVTFKNTHLREAIKNVSLNKLVMETDAPYLAPVPYRGKRNEPAYMQKVAQTLSEVFSMPTEHIIAQTSENASHMFNI from the coding sequence TTGATTGATACACATTCGCATATTTATACCGAAGAGTTTGACGAAGACAGGAATGAAGTAGTTAAGGCAGCTCTTGCTGCTGGAGTAAAAAAAGTACTATTGCCTAATGTTGATGCATCATCTATTGAAAGAATGCATAATACCGAAAGTGAGTTTCCTGATGTTTGTATGGCAATGATGGGTGTTCATCCTACCTCAATAAAAGAAGATTATCAGAAAGAAATGGATGTTGTAAAGTATTGGCTTGATAAACGCTCTTATATTGCTATTGGAGAAATTGGTGTTGATCTTTATTGGGATAAAACGTTTAAGTTGGAACAGATGAATGCTTTCGAGCAACAAATCATTTGGGCTAAAGAATTGGATTTACCCATTGTTATTCATTGTCGCGATGCTTTTTCTGAAGTGTTTGAGGTAGTAGAAAAACAATTGGACGATAAGTTAAGGGGTGTTTTTCATAGTTTTACTGGAGATGAAGCTGATGCTAAACGAATCGAAGAATATGATTCCTTTCTGATGGGTATAAATGGAGTGGTAACTTTTAAAAATACTCACTTAAGAGAAGCGATTAAGAATGTATCATTAAATAAGTTGGTTATGGAAACAGATGCTCCTTATTTGGCACCGGTACCATACAGAGGTAAAAGAAATGAGCCAGCGTATATGCAAAAAGTTGCGCAAACTTTAAGTGAAGTTTTTAGCATGCCAACTGAGCATATAATCGCCCAAACGAGCGAAAACGCATCACACATGTTTAATATATAG
- the gdhA gene encoding NADP-specific glutamate dehydrogenase, which produces MDTKMKEFMDSVRVKNPGEDEFLQAVQEVVETVWDFYLENPHYIKAKILERMTEPERVIMFRVPWVDDSGEVQVNRGYRVEFNSAIGPYKGGLRFHPSVTLSGLKFLGFEQTFKNSLTTLPMGGGKGGSDFNPKGKSDNEIMRFCQAFMSELYRHIGPNTDVPAGDIGVGGREIGYLFGQYKKLRNEFTGVLTGKGAEFGGSLIRPEATGYGAIYFVREMLATKGEKLEGKTVAISGFGNVAWGAALKAVEYGAKVVTISGPDGYIYDPEGIADDKIEFMLELRASNQDIVAPYVERYPEAQFFAGKKPWEQKVDIAIPCAIQNELNQMDAQMLIDNGCQLIAEASNMGCTAEAAFLATDKIVFAPGKAVNAGGVAVSGLEMSQNSMRLGWSEKEVDERLDQIMTNIHNTCVRFGTEPNGKVNYIKGANIGGFVKVADAMIAQGVV; this is translated from the coding sequence ATGGATACTAAGATGAAAGAATTCATGGATAGCGTAAGGGTTAAAAACCCTGGCGAAGACGAATTTTTGCAAGCAGTGCAAGAAGTGGTAGAAACAGTTTGGGATTTCTATTTAGAAAATCCTCATTATATAAAAGCTAAGATATTGGAACGTATGACTGAACCTGAAAGGGTAATCATGTTCCGAGTTCCATGGGTTGATGATAGTGGTGAAGTTCAAGTGAACCGTGGTTATCGTGTTGAGTTTAATTCAGCAATTGGCCCGTATAAAGGAGGTTTGCGTTTTCACCCTAGCGTAACATTAAGTGGTCTTAAGTTTTTAGGATTCGAACAAACCTTTAAAAATAGCTTAACGACACTTCCAATGGGGGGAGGTAAAGGAGGCTCAGATTTCAATCCGAAAGGAAAATCTGATAATGAGATTATGCGATTCTGTCAGGCTTTTATGAGTGAATTGTATCGCCATATAGGTCCTAATACAGATGTTCCTGCCGGAGATATAGGTGTGGGGGGACGTGAAATCGGTTATCTATTTGGTCAATATAAAAAACTGCGTAACGAATTTACTGGTGTTTTAACCGGAAAAGGAGCTGAATTTGGCGGAAGCCTAATCCGCCCAGAGGCAACAGGTTATGGTGCTATTTATTTTGTGCGCGAAATGTTAGCAACTAAAGGTGAAAAGCTGGAAGGAAAAACGGTTGCTATTTCCGGATTTGGAAATGTGGCTTGGGGAGCAGCTTTAAAGGCTGTTGAGTATGGAGCTAAAGTGGTTACCATTTCAGGTCCTGATGGATATATTTACGATCCAGAAGGTATTGCAGATGATAAAATTGAATTTATGTTGGAGCTTCGTGCTTCCAATCAGGATATTGTAGCACCTTATGTAGAACGTTATCCTGAAGCTCAATTCTTTGCAGGTAAAAAACCATGGGAGCAAAAAGTGGATATAGCTATTCCATGTGCTATTCAAAATGAGTTGAATCAAATGGATGCACAAATGTTGATCGATAATGGTTGTCAGTTAATTGCTGAAGCATCTAATATGGGATGTACTGCCGAAGCTGCTTTTTTAGCAACTGATAAAATAGTGTTTGCACCTGGTAAGGCTGTAAATGCAGGTGGCGTTGCCGTTTCTGGTTTAGAGATGTCTCAAAACAGTATGCGTTTAGGGTGGTCTGAAAAGGAAGTAGATGAACGTTTGGATCAAATTATGACCAATATTCATAATACGTGCGTGAGATTTGGAACAGAGCCTAATGGTAAAGTGAACTACATCAAAGGTGCCAATATAGGTGGTTTTGTAAAAGTTGCCGATGCTATGATTGCGCAAGGGGTTGTATAA
- a CDS encoding group III truncated hemoglobin has translation MNKPDLNNRDNIEILVRAFYKKVRKDDLLGPFFNGTITSEEAWEEHLILLVEFWELNLLEVKGFNGNPAKAHQGVDKAFKHSITTNHFERWVAIWKETIDEHFEGEKAEYAKMRASNMAKGMYKKVIDKRPGGIILPGGASGLSFG, from the coding sequence ATGAATAAACCAGACTTAAATAACAGAGACAATATTGAAATACTTGTCAGAGCATTTTATAAGAAAGTAAGGAAAGATGATTTATTGGGGCCTTTTTTTAACGGAACCATCACCAGTGAAGAAGCCTGGGAAGAACACCTTATATTACTAGTTGAATTTTGGGAATTGAATTTACTGGAAGTAAAAGGATTCAATGGAAATCCGGCAAAAGCCCATCAAGGTGTTGACAAAGCATTTAAGCATAGTATCACTACTAATCATTTTGAAAGATGGGTTGCTATTTGGAAAGAAACCATTGACGAGCATTTTGAAGGCGAAAAAGCAGAATATGCAAAAATGAGGGCCTCAAACATGGCAAAAGGAATGTACAAAAAAGTAATTGACAAACGACCCGGTGGAATCATATTACCTGGTGGAGCCTCCGGTTTATCTTTTGGCTAG